Proteins encoded in a region of the Triticum dicoccoides isolate Atlit2015 ecotype Zavitan chromosome 3A, WEW_v2.0, whole genome shotgun sequence genome:
- the LOC119270674 gene encoding diphosphomevalonate decarboxylase MVD1, peroxisomal-like produces the protein MATETQAQWVLTATGRSPTNIAVIKYWGKRDEALILPVNDSISVTLDPDHLSATTTVAASPAFPSDRMWLNGKEIALSGGRFQNCLREIRKRARDVEDEKKGIKIKKEDWEKLHVHIASYNNFPTAAGLASSAAGFACLVFTLGKLMNVNEDYGELSSIARQGSGSACRSIYGGFVKWCMGKNDDGSDSMAVQLVDESHWDDLVIIIAVVSSKQKETSSTSGMRDTVETSPLLQYRAQTVVPGRILNMEEAIKKRDFESFARLTCADSNQFHAVCLDTSPPIFYMNDTSHRIISLVEKWNHSEGTPQVAYTFDAGPNAVLIARNRKTATLLLQRLLYCFPPQENDLDSYMVGDKSILSDAGVQSVADIEALPQPPEMKTPNQKFKGNVSYFICSRPGAGPKVLTDESHTLIDSATGLARV, from the exons ATGGCGACGGAGACGCAGGCGCAGTGGGTGCTGACGGCCACGGGGCGGTCGCCGACCAATATCGCGGTGATCAAGTACTGGGGGAAGCGGGACGAGGCGCTCATCCTCCCCGTCAACGACAGCATCAGCGTCACCCTCGACCCCGACCACCtctccgccaccaccaccgtcgCCGCCAGCCCCGCCTTCCCCTCCGACCGCATGTGGCTCAACGGCAAG GAGATTGCGTTGTCGGGCGGGAGGTTTCAGAACTGCCTGAGGGAGATCCGGAAGCGGGCTCGTGACGTCGAGGACGAGAAAAAGGGGATCAAGATCAAGAAAGAGGACTGGGAGAAGTTGCACGTCCACATAGCGTCGTACAACAACTTCCCGACCGCCGCCGGTTTAGCCTCTTCAGCTGCTGGCTTTGCTTGTCTTG TTTTCACCCTTGGAAAGCTAATGAATGTGAATGAAGATTATGGAGAACTTTCTTCAATAGCAAG GCAGGGGTCTGGAAGTGCATGCCGCAGTATATATGGTGGATTTGTGAAATGGTGTATGGGGAAA AATGATGATGGAAGTGACAGTATGGCAGTACAGCTTGTTGACGAGTCGCATTGGGATGATCTTGTTATAATCATAGCAGTG GTCAGTTCAAAGCAGAAGGAAACCAGTAGCACCAGTGGGATGCGGGACACTGTTGAAACAAGCCCCCTCTTGCAGTACAGGGCCCAG ACTGTAGTGCCAGGTCGCATATTGAACATGGAAGAGGCCATCAAGAAACGTGATTTTGAATCCTTTGCCAGGTTAACTTGTGCAGATAGCAACCAGTTTCATGCTGTATGTTTGGACACGAGTCCTCCCATCTTCTACATGAATGATACGTCACACAG GATAATTAGCCTTGTGGAGAAGTGGAACCACTCAGAAGGAACCCCACAG GTTGCCTACACATTTGATGCTGGGCCTAACGCTGTCCTAATAGCACGAAACCGCAAAACGGCCACCCTTCTCCTTCAGAGGCTCTTATACTGCTTCCCTCCACAAGAAAATGATTTGGACAG CTATATGGTTGGCGATAAATCAATCCTAAGTGACGCCGGAGTGCAGTCCGTAGCTGACATCGAGGCCCTTCCACAGCCACCAGAGATGAAGACACCAAACCAAAAATTCAAGGGCAACGTTAGCTActtcatctgcagcaggcctggggcTGGCCCAAAAGTTCTTACCGACGAGAGCCACACATTGATTGATTCAGCCACGGGGCTTGCAAGAGTGTAA